GGTCGCCGACGCCGACGCCGGCCAGCTCGAGCGCGGCCCGGCCGGCGGCCCGGATGGCGGGCGAGGAGCGCAGGTCGCCGCGGTGGGACACGAGCGGGTCGTCGGCCTCCGCGCCGGCGTGGACGAACACCCACCGGTCCCGGCCGACGCCGAGCGCCTCGGCCCGCTCGGCCGAGCACAGCACGAGCGCGGCGGCCATGTCGACGTCGTTGTTGGCGTTCATGAGCTTCGGGTACGGGAACCCGACCATCCGGTTGGCCGCCGACGGCGTGGCGATCTCCTCGGCCGTGCGCCGCTCCCGCAGCCAGGCCCACGGGTTGGCCGCGGCCACCTCGCTGAACCCGGCCCAGAGCCGGCCGAGGTGGGCCTGGTGGTCGGCCACCGAGCGGCCGGCGGCGGCCCGCAGCGCGCTCTCGAAGATCGGGTAGAGCTGCACGGGCAGGCCGAGGCCGACGGCCTGCTCCTCCGGCGCGCTCAGGTCGAGGTCCCGGCCGATCACCTCGTCGGGCACCGGCGCGGCGTCGTCCCACGGGGTCCACGGCGGCCGCTCGCCGGCCCGCCGCCACCGCGTCCTCGTCCGCCACGCCTCCGCCCCGCACACGACGGCCACGTCGAGGTCGCCGGCGGCGATGGCGGCCGCGGTGCGGTCGACGACGACCTGGGGCGACTGCCCGCCCGTGCCGGTGACGGCCGTGTGGCGGGGGCGGGCGCCGACGCGGTCGGCGACCAGCCGGCCGGGGTCGGGGTAGCGCCAGGACAGCACGCGCACGACCCGCACGGACTCGACGGCGGCCAGCAGGCGGCCGGCCGGGCCGGCGTCGGCGGCCGCGGCGGCGACCGCGTCGGCCATGAGGTCGACCGGCTCACGCGACTCGGCCAGGTCCTCCGTGCGCTGGAGGACCTGGCCGACGCCGACGACCACCGGGTCCCTCGCTCGCACCGGCGGGAGGGTACCGGCGGGCGGGGATCAGGGCGTGCGGAGGATGGCGCCGCGGGTGGCGCCCAGGGTCACCTGGTTCATCGACGTGCCGGCGCCGTCGACGTAGGTGCCGCCGAGGTCGACGGTGACCGAGCCGGAGTCGGCCGCGTTCACGATCACCGTGCCCCTCGCGAAGTCCCTCCGGTACACGTGGTTGCCGAGGTCGCGGTAGTCGCCGAGCGGGCGGCCGAGCCGCCACTCGAACTCGGGCTCCCAGGTGCCGTCGCCGTGGCTGATGACCGAGCGGCCGTCGTTGGCGAGCAGGTAGCTGGCCAGGCCGTAGATCGCCGCGGCTCGGTCGGGGATGACCCCGCCGATCTTGACCATGGCGATCTTGCCCATGCGGGCCGCGGTCGCGATCTGGTCGACCATGCCCCGCCACCCGGTCGTGCCCCAGTCCCACACGAAGCCGCTGCCGGGGACCGACGACCAGCTGACGAAGTGCTCCTCGGAGGCGCCGTCGAGCAGGGTGAGCCAGTCCGCCCAGAGGCCGGGCCACATGCGGGAGTCGCTCACGTTGGCGAAGGTGACGTAGCCGGCCTCGCGGAGCGGCGGGGACACGGCGGCCAGCATCGAGCGGACGGCGGCCTGCATCTCGACGTCGGTGTCGTAGCGGGCCGGCGCCGGCGTGGTCAGCGACTGGGCCCGTGTGATGGCGTTGTCCATGATCACGCCGTCCCAGCCGTGGGCCGCGAGCTCGGCGCGCACGTTCTCGAGCCAGCGCTGCTGGTACGACGGGTTGCCCACGTCCACCTGCCAGTGGCCCGGCCACGACCGCCACTCGAGGCGCCGGCCGGAGCCGTCGGTCAGGAACCACTCGGGATGGTCGCGGGAGGCCTCGAC
This window of the Acidimicrobiales bacterium genome carries:
- a CDS encoding putative glycoside hydrolase; the encoded protein is MAAAVAASLLGTFAPAWAAATVSTSAKNPDRTVAHWSPGRAGPFLDHFNGGALDVATEAPRRRIISLNSWEWGLVDDIKAANPRAIVLLYQDLSSVRSYAGAVPRTATCLDPVRDWRGCADAPYLPTGVGYVEASRDHPEWFLTDGSGRRLEWRSWPGHWQVDVGNPSYQQRWLENVRAELAAHGWDGVIMDNAITRAQSLTTPAPARYDTDVEMQAAVRSMLAAVSPPLREAGYVTFANVSDSRMWPGLWADWLTLLDGASEEHFVSWSSVPGSGFVWDWGTTGWRGMVDQIATAARMGKIAMVKIGGVIPDRAAAIYGLASYLLANDGRSVISHGDGTWEPEFEWRLGRPLGDYRDLGNHVYRRDFARGTVIVNAADSGSVTVDLGGTYVDGAGTSMNQVTLGATRGAILRTP